The window CCAGGCAGGGCAGTGTTGGACTGTAAGGATGAGGGGAGGGAAACGgacattttccctccttttccaaAGGAACGTTCATGCATCCCTGGAATTATTGGAAGATTTGGAAGGAATGGCTGCGACCCGCCCAACACCGCGGCTCGATTTTGAGATGAAGTCGTTTCGCTCTCCCCACTGGTGCCCGTTTACGACCAGTCACGTGCAACAACACTATAAAGCTAACTAGCTGTGATAAGTCCATTAATCATTGATACGATGGCGTTCCTTTCAAATTCATTAGCACTAAGACGTCACCAGTTGACAACGATCATTTAACAAATAAGAATGCTGCTAATACAAACGCGGAGAATCTGGTCGTTTCCATGCAAACAAATCTCGCAGATTCATTGAATCATTTTCCCAGCCTTGACGAAACTCCCTCCAGAACCACGTAATAAATAAGTCAGCGCTCAGCGTGACTAGTAATTGActctgactgttttttttgACGCGTCAGATGGGACGATCGCCCCATTTCGAGGGCCTGCCATTTGCACTGGCGTGCACCGCTGCCGCTTTGTTGGGTGTGGCCGCCCTGATGTGGTTCTGTTCCGAATATTCCGCCCACACTTTCCATCCATCGGTAACTGAGGCAGATGACACGCCGCCGGATCCTGCCTTATGTTCGGAACAAGATGATCTCAGTCCCCAATTAGCAAAACGAGGATATAAAAAAATGAATCGCATTTGAACCTTTGAACTCCATTTGATCACCAAACACCAAATTTGCGACGACTTTGACGTCATCAGACCAAGAATCCATCCCAGAAACCAGACTGCAGGACCTCCACCTGCCCccatgtgtgtgaaagtgtgtgttccGGTTTGGTGTCATGTTTTTTGCCTTTGATTGCGCTGAAGCACGCGGCTCGCCGGGGCCTCGCTGAACGTGGCCGTCTCGTGCTCCGTCTGTTTCGTGACTGGTGTTTGTCTCCTTCAAGGTCACCGGACGTGAGAGCTTCAAAGCAGAACGACCGTCGAGGCCTGTGAAGATTGCAGAGAGTGACGCGGATGTAAGTGAATTGCTGATTCGAAGCACAAGAGCTGTTTATCCGTctgcccttttttttccctgaatcCTTCAATCTACTGCAGAGAAGCGGCTGACTTCACTGTGgttggtgtgtgcgtgtgtgtgcgcgcgtgtgtgtactTAAGTCGTGGTAAACAGAGGCTGTGGAGGAAAGGCAACGTGTGTACATTGCAACACTGTGGGGACAAGCATCCGCGCCGCTCAGTGAGGGCCTGAGAGTATCGACCActctctttattttcctccccgcaatttaaagggaaaaataCATGTAATGGGAGTTTAAGATGTTGAGCTGCTGAatttttcagtttgatttgCCTGATCCCGCTTCTCCGgctctttgttttctgctgaaTGGAGGTAAATCAGATGGATGTCCTGGCTTTTCATCATTAGCATTGTTCCACTTTAACAATTTATAAGAAATTGCCAGTAAAATTGTCTGAACGCTGAATATTTCAtgcaattaaaaacaacaataaacagccgcgaaaataataaaaaaaaaaccagcagcTTAATTATTAATTGAACAGAATGATAAATAGATCCgaggaagagctgcagtgtGTGAGGAAGATCTTATGTTGTTTTCAGAAATGCAGAAGCCATTTCTGGGAAAACAAATCTGTCACTCCCAATGAGCACGCTTCTCTCCAAAAGTGAATTTGAAAATATGGATTTTTGATTATGATTAGTCATAATGGGCATTACCAGATCTCACCCCCGAACCAGACGGTGGAGAGCCGTTTGATATTCCTCGCTGCGCTGATGAGAGGAATTCCTCTGGGCCGCTCCCGCACCGATGAGGGTTATTGACATATTTTGAAAGCGGGCAACAACTACAGGAGATCAATTCTTCTTCTCTGGCGGCGCCGTTGGAATAAATGAAGACAAGAATGAAATAATGGACTCGCGGTGTAACAGATACTGCAACGcatcttttctgctgtttcataCATCTTCTCCACGCTTGGCGGAGCGTTCAGAGCCAAACCGAGGGGTTAGCTTTCACGCTAACCTTGCTTTCATATTTTTTTCCCGCCTTTAGGTGAAGCTGAGCCGACTGTGCGAACAAGACAagatcctgcaggagctggaggccaaaaTCCGCTCTTTAAAAGATGACAAGGTCGTTGCGCCTCTTTGTGTTCTTCCATATTTAGTAGCTGTTTGCTCCGGTCAGCGTGTGTTGTGACCGCGTCTGCGGCGTCCGTATCCAGGACAAGCTGGAGTCGGTGCTGGACGTTTTGCACCAGCAGATGGAGCAGTACAGGGACCAGCCGGCCCACGCTGAGAAGATCGCCTACCAGCAGAAATTGTTGCAGGAGGACGTCGTGCACATCAGGGCCGAGATATCCCAAGTCTCCACAGTAAGACACGGatctcccacaatgcacttcTTTTCTCTTTAGCAGGTgttctactcacacttcctttTAAACCGagtcctttttttctgtttcaaataAGTTCTCTGCTTATTTAGCTGCATCCTAAATGTTTGTAAGAATGAGAGAACAGCACAGATGAGATGGGAGAAATAAAAAGATGATAAAAAAGGCTCCAGCCGAGAAGGTGAAATTATCGCACGTGCCGAGCGTCTCCCAGCTGGCTCTCGCCGTGCGTGGGATCGACTCTACGTGTTAACGGGCGCCTGTTAACGCGTTAATGGTTGCGAAGCTGACGTGCCGCTGTCGCATGATGCCGCCTTGTGCTGCAGGAGATGGAGAACGCCTGGAACGAGTACAGCCGCCTGGAGAGGGACGTGGAGTGGCTGAAGGTGGCCCTGGAGGGGCGGATGAGCCGCAGCGATCTTCCTCAGGTCCGTGGTTTAATCGTTTCTCAGGTATTTGAGACCTTGGAGTCAAAATGAAGAACACAGGCGTGTGAACACAGGCGGAATTCCCTGAACCGGCGTGCGTTGTGCGCGTGCACGGACTGAGGTGCTCCTTTTTCTCTGAATAGTGTGGTGATTTCTTTTCAACCCTGTCTGTGCAGCACGAGAAAGTCCAGATGAGGAAGGAGCTGTGGAGGATCGAGGACGTCATCGCAGGCCTCAGCACCAGTAAAGCCAACTACCAAGTCACCATCTCCTCCGTTACCAACCCAGGTTAGAGGCGCCGGAATGGGCGAATGCAAACGACATCCGCTCATGCTGTACAAGCAAGGAGGGCCACACTACTTTATCGCCTCATTAAAGCACTTAGATGTATATTAGACACTATTGCTGGGAACATTTCCCAGTGGGGGGGCTGCATTGTCTTTCCCAGTCTGCGCATTCGTGCTGCATTCATAAACATTGAATCCCCCAGAGAGGAAATTTGTGCCTTCGATGGCGGCGTCATCAGTGCCTTCAGTGTCGGAGAGCCCGTCTTCTATGGAGATGAGActgtctgaggagcagcacagccCCCACCTCAGCCCCAGCAGCCACGCACCCACCGTTTCAGCCCGTGGGCCTCAGTGGGTGAGTGAGCTCTGTGGAAGGAGTAAATGTCTTCCCATTATGATGAAGCCCAGCAGgaataaaacaacatttctttgtctttagTGAACAAATCCAGCATTTTACAgccagattttttaaaaaggcttttaaagGAAAGAGGCCCTGCGTGCTGCTCTGTGTTCAGGGTGAGGATGACGTGCCTCCAAGACCTCCTCTACCTCAGCTCTACAGTCACGATGAGAACCCCCCCGCGGTGCCCCCTTTACCCCGAGAAACGACAGTCATCAGGCACACGTCCGTGCGCGGCCTCAAACGCCAGTCAGACGAGCGCAAACGGGACCGAGAGATCGGCCAGTTCAGCAACGGCGACGCTAAGGTAGCGAGAGGGCGAGATGCTGGGGCCTGCGGGCAGCACCGGCACCAAAATCCACCACCTCTCATCTGTCTCTCAACCTCAGGGCGAGCTCCGGCCCTTCCTGAGCGACCCTGAGCTGGTCGGAGCGGGAGACGGCTCCAGCCACGTGGGCGTGGGCGTGTCCGGTCCCGACGGCTACCAGACACTACCCAGCAGAGGTACGCACGCCACGGCGCCACCAGCATTTACAGATTGTTGTCATTTGGACGTAAAACCCCTCGGGGTTGGTATCTCTCACAGGGGCCACCAGCTTCTCATTCAGCCTGAATCAGTCGTCCAGCATCTCCTCGTACGTGACCCTCCGGAGAGCAGCCTCGGCCTCGGGGGTGACGGTGAGACTCAACGCGTTCAGCAACTCGGCCGGAAGCCCTCAGATTTCTAGTTTGAGCCGTACTTTTTTACCCCCTCAGGAGCGACCAAAGAGCGCCTTGGAGCGCCTGTACTCCGGGGACACGGCACAGAGGCAGCGGGCGAAGATGAGCGCCGACGAGCAGCtcgagaggatgaagaggcacCAGAAGGCTCTCGTCCGCCAACGCAAACGCACCCTGAGCCAAGGAGACCGCCACGCCTCCCCGTCACCGCGCGCCCTGTCCTCCCCGCGGCCGCTCTCAGCAGATTTGGGATCAGTATGTTCCGCACACTCTCACGCATGACGTGAACCAAACCGGGGGCGCTGATCCACGACGGTCAAGCATGCGGTTTCTTGGTGTAGGCCGTCTGCAATTACCCTCCCTTTCAATATAATTAGTATCAATTCATAATTACCTTTGATCGTGCATGTTGGTGTCCAGGTTGGGGTTTATTTTTCGCTACAGCAGTGATAATTCACCAGATGTTAGTTATAGCGGTAACCACAGTAACCACGCAGCCATTTGATTCCACTGTAGCCATTAAGAGGAATTATTGATGCAACTAACTGTGCTCGCCTGTACGTTTGTGTGGAGACAATGTATCTGCTGTGGAGAGACGTCTGAGGAGACGGATGCCTCATTCTAGCAACAATAGCGTGTACAATAACCTTAAAAAACAAGTCTGTCAGCTCCAGATGTTAAAGAATGAGGAGAATGTTGACCAACGTGTGTTCATTTGATGACTGAATGGAGGAATGGTCATTATTCCAGGAGCTGGGATGGGGGAAGGCCACCTTTTGAAGTGCTGCCATTCATTTATATGCGAATTTAATTTCAAACCATATCTCAGCCATCATCCTAATGAGCTCAAACAGAACAAAGTCCACCTCccctcttctactttctggccttttctgtgttttccagcatTGGTGCCTTCACGCTCGACACTAAATGCTTTTCTAAAAAGGAGTTTTGCTCCCGTTCTGCCTGTCCTGtcgcagcagcttctctttctGCATCGCGGACACTCGGATCCACAGCCATCCTTTCACTCACacatcctgtttgtgtgtgtgtgtgtgtgtactttgtGTGCTCGTCTGTCTACTGTACGTGTGAGTCTGAGtttatgcttttaaaaaagaaagtgccTTATTTTCTACTGACCAAAACGTTGATATGCATCTAGCTAAATCAGCCTCCAGCTTTTTCAGCTGTCTCATTTCAGCCTAATGCGGCGTTATTTCCTTAATCATGATTCATTCGTTAATTTATTTTGTACTAAAATGAAGGTTAGAGACTGAGCGTTAATAGGGTTTGGGCGGACTATTGTCCCAACATCCACTTGTCAGTCGCTCAAGTTTGTTTGACATTCGCTTTATACAGTTTCAAAGACCACAGTGTCTGAGGTTTTATCCAATAATTAATTACTAGTTTTAAGAGCCCTCCGATTTTATAATGTGAATGTTTGCtaataaataattttatttttaatgaattcattGCCATGTTTTTTGTTAATTAGATTTGTATTTTGTGTGCgcgtctgtgtgcatgtgtggtgaAACTGTGGTCATTAAGAGTGAAGTTAGTCCTGTGTGTCTCGTTGTGTTGTTTAAACGTCCGGTTGTGTTTCAGCATGCAGCTCAATCACGTGTATCAGTGCATGAATGCATGCTgcacatttatttctttattttcttttaaacacacacgcacacacacacacacacacgcacacacacacacacacacacacacacacacacacacacacgccctgcAGCCTGTACGGTGTATCACCACGGTATTGCTCAGTTAAATATTGCCTTTATTGTGCAGAATCCTGTAATTTTTTTGTCGTCTCTTTTGTTCACTGAGCAGTGGAAGAGAGAGCATGACTTTGACCTGCAGTTACTGGAACGGGCggtgcagggggaggaggcGCACGGAGTCAGGAGCGTTCAGGGGGAGGAAAGACCTCCAGAGCACAAAGAGAGGCCCCGTCCACACTCTGACGAATGGCTGACCTTCTGCTCCACGGCCATGAGCCCCCCCACCAACGAGGTCAACTTGGAGCCTCTGAACTACGATGTGGACCTAAACAAAgaggtacaggaagtcattacGGCCTCCAGGCCGCTAAGTGAAGGTTTAAATATTGTTAGGACGAGGGTGGAAAAAATGGATGACATCAGCAACACCGCCACGTCCTCCAGCCCATGTGAGGCTCTTGGACCGTCAAAAAATAACGTCTGGTTTCTTCGGCTCAACGGTGGAATTGCGCAAAAGCTGCTCTTCACACACTCCTTCTGTCTTTGGGGCAGCTGTCTCTGCCCCAGAAGGTGCTGATTCCAGAGCGCTACGTGGACTTGGAGCCCGAGGAGCCGCTCAGTCCCGAGGAGGTCGAGGACCGCCATCGTAAAGTGGAGCGCATCAAGAGCCTCCTGGCCAAGTCCAGGTGAGCTGTCGCAGTAGAGAGGGACACTTGGGTGTCTAGCAGTAGTTGGAATTCCGTCTAACACGACAATTTTGAGACATCAACGACGACGTTGTAGCTCCCTTAAAAAAGAACGCGCTGGTTTTCTGTGAACTGGGTGTTCTTTATCCTGTTGGGACAGTGTGCAGAACATCGCGTCCACCGTGGCCTTGGACAAGCCAGAGGTGGGGCCCCTGgccctgcaggagcaggagaggatcATCACCATGTCGTACACCCTGGCCTCTGAGGCGTCGCTCAAGAGCAAACTCGTCGCAGGTCGGTCATTTACGGAATCACCTCCCATGATTTTCTCTTCCCGCAGGCCCCCGAGTTGTTGAACATTTATgcattttcaacagaaatgcGTGAATAATCTTCAGATCTGAGGGAAAAAAGCCCCCCAGCTCTTCAataaaccccccccacccgcctcaATTTACATCttttgggtgggtgggtggtgggtgggggggggggggggggggagagagaagggcaGCAGGTTGCCGGGCATGGTTGCTCACTTCCTAATATCTGAACATTAGCCTCTCAGATAGCCTGTAATTGCGATCCGTGTCAGATCCTCCAGACAGGGGAGGAATCTCTTGATGAGGCCATTTTGTGCGCTGATCAATGACCCCGTCACACCCTCCTCCCGCAgaaccgccgccgccgctttgAACGCAGCTCTGAACCTGCATAAAAGACACTTCACTCACTTttcatctccctcttttttttttcttttttttaactccacCGTAAGTTCGTTTCCagcgcagctgcagcaggttgtcAGTCTGCCGGGCGCACACACGCCCGcagcacacgcgcgcacatctgtcacacacgctcacgctcaAGCTGTCAGCGCATGTGGAAGCTTAATGTGCACAGCGAGGCAAAGTCAACAATTATAACATTATTTCCGGCACAGAAAAATGTCAGGGAATATAACTGGTGGCATCTTGTCAGCGGAGACGGAATCAGTGACTTTCGCTTCGCTTTGGTGTTAAAATAAGGCGAGCTGgtgcacttttcttttaatccttgaattaaaaaaagaggagccCTTTCCACAGTATTTTGCACAAGAGGCTTCAATAAtgctgaaagaaaagcaggaatatGCAGCACAAATCACCTTCAGTCTTTATTAAATACCCgccttttacatttttactttaaatcatatttttaaaaaaaaagtattctGTAATTACTGTCGATGAGCACTCCAGAGAGTGACTCATTTaaaacttcctcttcctctattCATATAGCGCGAAGCCGACTAAATGTTGGCATTAAAGATGAAATGCAGCGTTGCATTGACATCACAATCGcatgttttctctttaaatgcAGGAATTAAGCTGAAATAATGCTGCAAGTATTTAATCACCAAACAGCTGAAACCTTGTGAAACAAAAGAGACGGATGAAGATGAGGCCATCTCATTCAGCGGCTcattaaaaatgatatttttttaatcacatctcTCCTAGGGGGGGGTGTAAATGTGTGCTGTTTTAAGGTTTTCAAGTTAAAAACGACCTCAAGTACATGCTCATGACACCAGATTTGGCTCTGATCCCCGGACACTTCCCACCACtcgctgaggtcagaggtcacccgtCTTCTCCTCGGACTTTCTTCTGGTCGTGCTCGCGCCTGCGGAAGCgaatccccccccccgtgacACTGATGCATCGTCTGACGGCAGAAATCAGTAACCTAATTTGAGCGATGCTCATTTAAATGTACAAGAAGCGTCTGACTGCCGCTGCAGGTGTGGCAGGAGGGcgccagctgtggggggagagGCCGTTTATGTCACTTCACCTGCAGTCTAGACAGTAGCGTTGATCCTTCGGCGCTCTCGTGACCACGAGTGCACGAAAACTGTGTTGAGAGCCTTTTAATAAGAGCTGGCAGCTGCGCTAAGATAACCGACGCACACAAACGCCACACGGGTAGAACGCGCTCCGAAAAAAAGGAGTTAATctttgaagtttaaaaaaaaaaaatctgtttctcTAATGTTGACACAGGAATaaatgtgttgggggggttgaaCAGTGGTTCCTAAGACACTTTCACCTGAAGTTGAAGCTGTCCTGTGGtcttcttcccctctgtctcccacctgtcctctcctctgtaGTTCCACCTTTGGCTAACCTCCACACCCCTCCTTCCCCACCTCTtccgccgccaccaccaccgccgcctccccctcccccgcctcctcttcctcccgtaTCTCTGgcacccccctctcctctcagcaACGGGATCCACTACACTTTTGTCTGATCCCGGGATGTAAAAGTAAGCGCCCTCTTGCATGCTCACAACGATTTTTCCGAGGCCTCGCCGCTGCCCGCGCGCCTCGAGTCCCGCCGCATGCTAGCTGTTGTCGTCTGTGTcgtgaagccccccccccccctctctgctgaTATTGTCATCCAAACAAACGTCTGCTCGTCCCACTGTGATAATTGTGTGtaaattgttctcttttccccttttttcttcctctttgcgTCGCTGCCAAAATATTtaaagatgctggaggaaaagaaaggtggCGGCTGTTTGTAGCATTGTGTATAATTAACAAAAGAGACACCTTTTGATTTAGCGCCCTGACAGTTCGGCGGCGGCGCAGCTGCATTCCACCACACCAATTAGCTCCCCATCTGTAGGCTGACGGAGGCGAGGAGAGGCAGCAGATACCAGCGCTGTTGCTGGGAAAAGAGAGGCTTTGTGTCATTTTACTGCCTCATTAGCCAAAAAAAGCCGTGATCAGGGGAAGAGAGCCTGTGACACCAACCAAAGCTCGATTTCCTGTTTGCTGCGTTGCGTTATTGCTTTGCTTCTTTTGTGCATTCTTAGCTGTGGCgtgcgctctgctgctgctgctcggatTTTTATTCAAGTTCCCGTTGACCCGTCCGCGCTTTCAACATTTTCAGTTGTGGCACCTGCTACTCTcacgtgccccccccaccctccccccgcTCACTCtgcctttctcttcctcctgctcctcagctcaGGCCATCTCCGGACACTGAGGCTGCTCTCCGAGCCCGACGACTCGGTGCCAAAAGAGGATTTTGGTTTAATTTCTCTCCCGGCAGCACAAAAGCCGCTCCGAACGCTAACGTTCCCTCCGACGCGGCGCCGGCCTGGACAAGCGTCGCCCGGAGCTGACCGGAGATGTTTCCTACACCTCGCTGCCCTTTGGAAAAGAGCATCTGATCATGTTTCCTGACTTTTCCGTTCTTTTCCGAAGGTacagagaagacagagggagCATTTTTATCATGTTGTACGTCACATTCATACGAGCACTCGGAGTATCACCGCCCCCCCCGTAGCACTGCCACGCTCCTTATAGCTTCTCCAGatgaattttatttttgcttACAACAGGATAAACTTTAACATATTTTCTGTGTGAGAAGAGAAGGAtgcataattttttttttaaagaaaatgaaaaaaaagtgaatatTAAAGATATTAACAACAAATTGGGTTTAAATCAGACGTTTATTTCATTGGTGCCGTTATATGACAAGGAAATTGGAGTTATGTCAAGAAAATCCATTTTACGCCCAAGAAGAGGCTTTGTTGTCTTAAATTTGAACACCTTTTTATTGTAATCATGTACAAAACGCGCATTTGTCACAGCCTAGAGATTCTGTTTGAACCTCCACATCTTTTATTGGAAGAAAGAACGATGGAGGAGGTGAACTTTCAATACAAAAATagagggggaaaaggaggggtgggggtgttttTGAAATGTTTCTCAAGTTCAAAGTGtttttggtttcaaaaagggCATTTTTAATTCCGTGTACTTCCAGCCAGGAAGGTGGATACTAATAACTCTGGATTCTGAAGTACAGAATTCGTATCTTTAAATCATGAAACGCGTCTCCGCCACAATTGTGAAAGAAACCTCGGAGAAGATGAGAAATGCACGTATTGAACTTCGGATTCAAAAAGAGAGACTCAGAGAGAATGTTTTAAACCCCGTCGTTAGCGGTCTTCGCTCCTTTTCAGCAAAAATATTTATCAGCCGGAAAATTGAAGGCGCCCGTGGATGGTAGCGGCGTGGACTCGGCTGGTAGCGGGCTTGTGTTGCAGCTCCCTCCCCAGTGACATCTTTATCTTTAATTGGAGGGGGGTAATTACACTCGTTTGCATGTGCCTGGAAAAGCACCTGAATGAGGTCGGATGCGCCTCCCtgagctgcctcctctcctccctctccctctcctctctcctccagggtGGTGGGCCCCACGGTGCCTGCTGGCCCTGGTGGCTACAACACCCATCCCATCCTCTATTCTGCTTATTTTGCAATAAAACggggtgttttttttacccccctccTGCAAAAATTCACCCCGAGACCCTCCACCAGGGATTGTGGCATCTCCATGCGTTGACGTTTGGCTGCTGGTTCATGTACATTTGTTATTCTGTGCTCTGGACTTCAAAGAGAATCAAAGAGGGCCTATTATGCTAATGGGGTCCTGTTCAGTTAAACGCAATCAAGGCCTCCCGCATTAATCCTTTACTAAATATTTGCTGGCTGGAGAAATTACATTTCTTTTAGGGCTCATCAGCTCGGCTCCCTGTAAGGGGCTGCTTATCGGAGGgtgaaaaggaaatgaaagaagtTTGGTT is drawn from Takifugu flavidus isolate HTHZ2018 chromosome 2, ASM371156v2, whole genome shotgun sequence and contains these coding sequences:
- the plekha7b gene encoding pleckstrin homology domain-containing family A member 7 isoform X8, which produces MVGVLPNDDCCCIGTLLKSCSHNLRATSFRHPVTGKISPENTEYTLEDRCRMESPMSKSAANSRSPLLVREPPRAMTSGAGDATSGSKNSRGAGKGKVHSFGKRDHAIKRNLSVPVVVRGWLYKQDSSGMRLWKRKWFVLSDYCLFYYKDSREETVLGSIPLPSYVIAPVEPDDNISRRYAFKATHTGMRSYIYNRNSVIGSQAEHCGMRTYFFSADTQEDMNGWIRAMNQAALMQQSHTLKREVEKPMVSVQQAFPQTNHTHAEQSSPQAERNRKESSDNGVLLAPCDDARCELEERVRRCSSDYADGGAHRNGQPAVIQVTLPPEQNGNVVYQRGFVSQAGGEKHVQRKNMLAQVEQWVKVQKGDPQQSAPTAEYNLSRRTPPLKPKASTVDTTYKSLPKSPHPTSSSSPPASCSLPSDYKYAHDRLSHFRMSTDERIATKEGMVWQLYEWQQRQQFRHGSPTAPIYTGPNFTDSASFRVTMEMPRSISVPPSPCEVPPSVPCSFKPLSPRRPHTPSQRRSVKPLDEMLPGDSTRSSSPSHICAQITQTSQIERRSMPAMGYITHTVSAPTLHGKTPEELTLLLIQLRRHQAKMAGVNSPSDALTHLQQQHSSLLGPSMQADDTYVQLKKDLEYLDLKVTGRESFKAERPSRPVKIAESDADVKLSRLCEQDKILQELEAKIRSLKDDKDKLESVLDVLHQQMEQYRDQPAHAEKIAYQQKLLQEDVVHIRAEISQVSTEMENAWNEYSRLERDVEWLKVALEGRMSRSDLPQHEKVQMRKELWRIEDVIAGLSTSKANYQVTISSVTNPERKFVPSMAASSVPSVSESPSSMEMRLSEEQHSPHLSPSSHAPTVSARGPQWGEDDVPPRPPLPQLYSHDENPPAVPPLPRETTVIRHTSVRGLKRQSDERKRDREIGQFSNGDAKGELRPFLSDPELVGAGDGSSHVGVGVSGPDGYQTLPSRGATSFSFSLNQSSSISSYVTLRRAASASGVTERPKSALERLYSGDTAQRQRAKMSADEQLERMKRHQKALVRQRKRTLSQGDRHASPSPRALSSPRPLSADLGSWKREHDFDLQLLERAVQGEEAHGVRSVQGEERPPEHKERPRPHSDEWLTFCSTAMSPPTNEVNLEPLNYDVDLNKELSLPQKVLIPERYVDLEPEEPLSPEEVEDRHRKVERIKSLLAKSSVQNIASTVALDKPEVGPLALQEQERIITMSYTLASEASLKSKLVAVPPLANLHTPPSPPLPPPPPPPPPPPPPPLPPVSLAPPSPLSNGIHYTFV
- the plekha7b gene encoding pleckstrin homology domain-containing family A member 7 isoform X7 translates to MLGQPRHSVLHITYKREPAYRTTLSHNLRATSFRHPVTGKISPENTEYTLEDRCRMESPMSKSAANSRSPLLVREPPRAMTSGAGDATSGSKNSRGAGKGKVHSFGKRDHAIKRNLSVPVVVRGWLYKQDSSGMRLWKRKWFVLSDYCLFYYKDSREETVLGSIPLPSYVIAPVEPDDNISRRYAFKATHTGMRSYIYNRNSVIGSQAEHCGMRTYFFSADTQEDMNGWIRAMNQAALMQQSHTLKREVEKPMVSVQQAFPQTNHTHAEQSSPQAERNRKESSDNGVLLAPCDDARCELEERVRRCSSDYADGGAHRNGQPAVIQVTLPPEQNGNVVYQRGFVSQAGGEKHVQRKNMLAQVEQWVKVQKGDPQQSAPTAEYNLSRRTPPLKPKASTVDTTYKSLPKSPHPTSSSSPPASCSLPSDYKYAHDRLSHFRMSTDERIATKEGMVWQLYEWQQRQQFRHGSPTAPIYTGPNFTDSASFRVTMEMPRSISVPPSPCEVPPSVPCSFKPLSPRRPHTPSQRRSVKPLDEMLPGDSTRSSSPSHICAQITQTSQIERRSMPAMGYITHTVSAPTLHGKTPEELTLLLIQLRRHQAKMAGVNSPSDALTHLQQQHSSLLGPSMQADDTYVQLKKDLEYLDLKVTGRESFKAERPSRPVKIAESDADVKLSRLCEQDKILQELEAKIRSLKDDKDKLESVLDVLHQQMEQYRDQPAHAEKIAYQQKLLQEDVVHIRAEISQVSTEMENAWNEYSRLERDVEWLKVALEGRMSRSDLPQHEKVQMRKELWRIEDVIAGLSTSKANYQVTISSVTNPERKFVPSMAASSVPSVSESPSSMEMRLSEEQHSPHLSPSSHAPTVSARGPQWGEDDVPPRPPLPQLYSHDENPPAVPPLPRETTVIRHTSVRGLKRQSDERKRDREIGQFSNGDAKGELRPFLSDPELVGAGDGSSHVGVGVSGPDGYQTLPSRGATSFSFSLNQSSSISSYVTLRRAASASGVTERPKSALERLYSGDTAQRQRAKMSADEQLERMKRHQKALVRQRKRTLSQGDRHASPSPRALSSPRPLSADLGSWKREHDFDLQLLERAVQGEEAHGVRSVQGEERPPEHKERPRPHSDEWLTFCSTAMSPPTNEVNLEPLNYDVDLNKELSLPQKVLIPERYVDLEPEEPLSPEEVEDRHRKVERIKSLLAKSSVQNIASTVALDKPEVGPLALQEQERIITMSYTLASEASLKSKLVAVPPLANLHTPPSPPLPPPPPPPPPPPPPPLPPVSLAPPSPLSNGIHYTFV
- the plekha7b gene encoding pleckstrin homology domain-containing family A member 7 isoform X10 — protein: MESPMSKSAANSRSPLLVREPPRAMTSGAGDATSGSKNSRGAGKGKVHSFGKRDHAIKRNLSVPVVVRGWLYKQDSSGMRLWKRKWFVLSDYCLFYYKDSREETVLGSIPLPSYVIAPVEPDDNISRRYAFKATHTGMRSYIYNRNSVIGSQAEHCGMRTYFFSADTQEDMNGWIRAMNQAALMQQSHTLKREVEKPMVSVQQAFPQTNHTHAEQSSPQAERNRKESSDNGVLLAPCDDARCELEERVRRCSSDYADGGAHRNGQPAVIQVTLPPEQNGNVVYQRGFVSQAGGEKHVQRKNMLAQVEQWVKVQKGDPQQSAPTAEYNLSRRTPPLKPKASTVDTTYKSLPKSPHPTSSSSPPASCSLPSDYKYAHDRLSHFRMSTDERIATKEGMVWQLYEWQQRQQFRHGSPTAPIYTGPNFTDSASFRVTMEMPRSISVPPSPCEVPPSVPCSFKPLSPRRPHTPSQRRSVKPLDEMLPGDSTRSSSPSHICAQITQTSQIERRSMPAMGYITHTVSAPTLHGKTPEELTLLLIQLRRHQAKMAGVNSPSDALTHLQQQHSSLLGPSMQADDTYVQLKKDLEYLDLKVTGRESFKAERPSRPVKIAESDADVKLSRLCEQDKILQELEAKIRSLKDDKDKLESVLDVLHQQMEQYRDQPAHAEKIAYQQKLLQEDVVHIRAEISQVSTEMENAWNEYSRLERDVEWLKVALEGRMSRSDLPQHEKVQMRKELWRIEDVIAGLSTSKANYQVTISSVTNPERKFVPSMAASSVPSVSESPSSMEMRLSEEQHSPHLSPSSHAPTVSARGPQWGEDDVPPRPPLPQLYSHDENPPAVPPLPRETTVIRHTSVRGLKRQSDERKRDREIGQFSNGDAKGELRPFLSDPELVGAGDGSSHVGVGVSGPDGYQTLPSRGATSFSFSLNQSSSISSYVTLRRAASASGVTERPKSALERLYSGDTAQRQRAKMSADEQLERMKRHQKALVRQRKRTLSQGDRHASPSPRALSSPRPLSADLGSWKREHDFDLQLLERAVQGEEAHGVRSVQGEERPPEHKERPRPHSDEWLTFCSTAMSPPTNEVNLEPLNYDVDLNKELSLPQKVLIPERYVDLEPEEPLSPEEVEDRHRKVERIKSLLAKSSVQNIASTVALDKPEVGPLALQEQERIITMSYTLASEASLKSKLVAVPPLANLHTPPSPPLPPPPPPPPPPPPPPLPPVSLAPPSPLSNGIHYTFV